The following are encoded in a window of Staphylospora marina genomic DNA:
- a CDS encoding ABC transporter permease has product MSERQSPEHRQWIRRLKKQTRWVRFWQLTLLLGFIFLWEGAVRLGWIDPFLFSSPTHVWQEAVKLSASGELWRHIWITSLETVCGFLLGTASGIGLATLIWFSPFLSRVLDPYLVILNSMPKVALGPLFIVALGAGFISILAMAVAITIIITTLVIHTRFRETDRNLLILARSFGATRGQLYRMIIFPSAIPDMLAALKVNVGLAWVGVIVGEFLVSKGGLGYLIIYGFQVFNLHLVMLSLVIVAVIATGMYQGIAWLEARLPGHRQSG; this is encoded by the coding sequence ATGAGCGAACGGCAAAGTCCCGAACATCGCCAATGGATTCGACGATTGAAGAAACAAACCCGTTGGGTTCGGTTTTGGCAATTGACCTTGCTGCTGGGATTCATCTTTCTCTGGGAAGGAGCCGTCAGGCTGGGCTGGATCGACCCGTTTCTGTTCAGCAGCCCGACCCATGTCTGGCAGGAAGCCGTCAAACTTTCGGCATCCGGTGAACTGTGGCGCCACATCTGGATCACCTCGCTGGAGACGGTCTGCGGATTCCTGCTCGGCACCGCTTCCGGCATCGGCCTGGCCACCCTGATCTGGTTCTCTCCGTTCCTGTCGCGCGTTCTCGATCCTTATCTCGTCATCCTGAACAGCATGCCCAAAGTGGCGCTCGGTCCCCTCTTCATCGTGGCGCTCGGTGCGGGATTCATCTCCATACTTGCCATGGCCGTGGCCATCACCATCATCATCACCACCTTGGTGATCCACACCCGTTTCCGTGAAACGGACCGCAACTTGCTGATCCTGGCCCGTTCGTTCGGAGCCACCCGCGGCCAGCTCTATCGGATGATCATTTTCCCCTCGGCGATTCCCGACATGCTGGCCGCACTGAAAGTCAACGTCGGGCTCGCCTGGGTCGGCGTGATTGTCGGAGAATTCCTGGTTTCCAAAGGAGGACTCGGTTATCTGATCATCTACGGATTTCAAGTGTTCAATCTGCATCTGGTGATGCTCAGCCTGGTCATCGTCGCCGTGATTGCCACGGGAATGTATCAGGGAATTGCCTGGTTGGAAGCAAGATTGCCCGGTCATCGACAATCCGGATGA
- the hemC gene encoding hydroxymethylbilane synthase: MREWVVGSRRSQLALTQTGWVIDRIREAAPDRSLRVEKIVTKGDRILNVTLSKVGGKGLFVKEIEEALLSGRIDLAVHSMKDMPSEMPPGLVIGAIPVRETPLDCLISRNGRKLAELPSGALVGTSSLRRQAQVLAARPDLRVEPVRGNLDTRLEKLNRGEFDAILLAAAGLNRLGWSDRITEELPMDVMLPAVGQGALAIQCREDDHELLEVLSRIHHEETARAVRAERAFMGAFEGGCHLPLAAHAEVIGDRVRLTGLVGDPDGTRVLRGEMEGTDEKATGMALAEDLLSRGAGELLSRVKEGMVG; this comes from the coding sequence ATGCGTGAATGGGTGGTGGGCTCCCGACGCAGTCAACTGGCGCTGACCCAGACCGGTTGGGTGATCGACCGGATTCGGGAAGCGGCCCCCGACAGATCGCTTCGGGTGGAGAAGATCGTCACCAAGGGCGACCGCATTTTGAACGTCACCTTGTCCAAAGTGGGGGGCAAGGGTCTCTTTGTGAAAGAGATTGAAGAAGCGCTTCTCAGCGGACGCATCGACCTTGCGGTGCACAGCATGAAGGACATGCCTTCCGAAATGCCGCCGGGATTGGTGATCGGCGCGATCCCCGTCCGGGAAACCCCCTTGGATTGCCTCATTTCCCGGAACGGGCGGAAATTGGCTGAGCTTCCCTCCGGGGCATTGGTGGGAACCAGCAGTCTGCGCCGTCAGGCCCAGGTGTTGGCCGCGCGGCCCGATCTGCGGGTGGAACCGGTCCGGGGCAACCTGGATACCCGTCTGGAGAAATTGAACCGGGGAGAGTTCGATGCCATTTTGCTGGCGGCCGCCGGGCTGAACCGACTGGGTTGGTCGGACCGCATCACGGAAGAGCTGCCCATGGACGTGATGCTGCCGGCAGTCGGACAGGGGGCTTTGGCGATTCAGTGCCGGGAAGACGACCATGAACTGCTGGAAGTTCTCTCCCGCATTCATCATGAAGAGACGGCACGGGCCGTCCGCGCCGAGCGCGCTTTCATGGGAGCGTTCGAAGGAGGGTGCCATCTGCCGCTGGCCGCTCATGCGGAAGTCATCGGTGACCGGGTCCGGCTCACCGGATTGGTGGGAGATCCCGACGGAACACGCGTCTTGCGCGGGGAAATGGAAGGAACCGATGAGAAGGCGACGGGAATGGCTTTGGCCGAAGACCTTCTGAGCCGGGGAGCCGGCGAATTGCTGTCCAGGGTCAAAGAAGGGATGGTTGGATGA
- a CDS encoding class I adenylate-forming enzyme family protein gives MSVIGDLLRHRTRLSPELEAVVSPTKRWTYREYNRMVNKLAHYLLKMEVKKGDRIAMVCKNSHHFPLIYMAAAKIGAITVPINWRLKTEGIQYILEDCQPKILFYDAQYDQVKPLLGVYPFIRQEILVTLENDVSLLEQLIEPYPDEEPVADVNPEDPLLIIYTSGTTGRSKGVVCTHHNLYFACIANTSTLDWRYRDRFLMVTPLFHISGMVISVCALFRGFTLVVNDQFHPMQTWDLLESEKINIMFSVPGMLNFMYESLKQRFVEAASLRMIICGGAKVPADLIRGLYHFGYNVVQVYGATEFAGAATFWLPEYGIETCESAGKPVLLTGMKIVDPKTGEVLPPGKIGEVACRGPLMFAGYWNMEKETAEVVRDGWYHTGDLGYMDENGLLYVVDRLKDVIITNGENVFPAQVELVINRLEAVAESAVVGVPHPVWGELARAYVVLKEGRSAEAGEVIAHVRRSLPDHHLHEVVFVEELPKNGMGKVMKFLLRQEAVREQQSSQD, from the coding sequence ATGAGCGTGATCGGAGATCTGCTGCGTCATCGCACCCGGTTGTCCCCGGAACTGGAAGCCGTGGTGAGCCCGACAAAACGGTGGACGTACCGTGAATACAACCGGATGGTGAACAAGCTGGCCCACTATCTGCTCAAGATGGAAGTGAAAAAAGGCGACCGGATCGCGATGGTCTGCAAAAACAGCCATCATTTTCCGCTCATTTACATGGCTGCCGCCAAAATCGGTGCCATTACCGTCCCGATCAACTGGCGGCTCAAAACCGAAGGAATTCAATACATACTTGAGGATTGCCAACCGAAAATCCTGTTTTACGACGCGCAATACGACCAGGTGAAGCCGCTTCTGGGCGTGTATCCGTTCATTCGGCAAGAGATCCTGGTGACTTTGGAGAACGATGTTTCCTTGCTGGAACAACTGATCGAACCGTATCCCGACGAGGAACCGGTGGCAGACGTAAATCCGGAAGATCCGTTGCTGATCATCTACACGTCCGGAACGACCGGACGTTCCAAAGGGGTGGTCTGCACCCACCACAACCTGTACTTTGCCTGCATCGCCAATACGTCCACGCTCGACTGGCGGTATCGGGATCGCTTCCTGATGGTGACCCCGCTCTTCCACATCAGCGGGATGGTGATCAGCGTTTGTGCCCTGTTCCGGGGATTCACCCTGGTTGTGAACGACCAATTCCACCCCATGCAGACCTGGGATCTTTTGGAATCGGAGAAGATCAATATCATGTTCTCCGTTCCCGGCATGTTGAACTTCATGTATGAGTCTCTCAAACAACGCTTTGTGGAGGCGGCTTCGCTTCGCATGATCATCTGCGGAGGGGCCAAGGTTCCGGCAGATCTGATTCGCGGTCTGTACCATTTCGGATACAATGTGGTGCAGGTGTACGGTGCGACGGAATTTGCGGGGGCCGCCACGTTCTGGCTGCCGGAGTACGGCATCGAAACCTGTGAATCGGCAGGAAAACCGGTGCTCCTGACCGGGATGAAAATCGTGGATCCCAAGACGGGCGAAGTGCTTCCGCCGGGAAAAATCGGCGAAGTGGCATGCCGGGGACCGCTGATGTTCGCCGGGTATTGGAACATGGAAAAAGAGACGGCCGAAGTGGTTCGCGATGGTTGGTATCACACGGGAGATTTGGGCTACATGGACGAAAACGGGCTCCTCTACGTCGTGGACCGGCTCAAAGACGTGATCATCACCAACGGGGAAAACGTGTTCCCGGCACAGGTGGAATTGGTCATCAACCGATTGGAAGCCGTGGCGGAGTCCGCCGTCGTCGGAGTTCCGCACCCGGTGTGGGGCGAACTGGCCCGGGCTTATGTTGTTCTGAAAGAAGGCCGTTCGGCGGAAGCCGGGGAAGTCATCGCGCATGTCCGACGGTCCTTGCCGGATCACCACCTGCATGAAGTGGTATTCGTCGAGGAGTTGCCGAAAAACGGCATGGGCAAGGTGATGAAATTCCTGCTGCGTCAAGAAGCCGTCCGGGAACAGCAATCATCCCAAGACTGA
- a CDS encoding ABC transporter substrate-binding protein, which produces MIFSRTRSRIIPALAWMLVLAMVLAGCRTVPDDREGLVKIRLVEVTHSLFYAPQYVAMSKGFFKEEGLDIELSNGNGGDKTMTALVSDQADVALVGAEAAVYVTARSSQNAVQAFAQLTQTDGSFLVSREPIENFDWSMLRGRTLLGQRRGGMPQMVSEYVQRRNNLIPHKDVKIIQNVDYANLGNAFAAGTGEFAQLFEPIASKLEQEGKGYVVASFGTQSGHLPYTCYLARKQFLEQNPDLIKKFTRAIQNGQLWVSTHSPEEIAQVMKEHFPDTSDDILLKVIRRYKEQESYAADPIIDREEYDRLLDIMRTAGELPKDIPYEQLVNIRFAEEAKREITQSP; this is translated from the coding sequence TTGATATTCAGCCGGACTCGAAGCCGAATCATCCCGGCTTTGGCATGGATGCTCGTTCTTGCGATGGTGCTCGCGGGTTGCCGGACGGTGCCGGATGATCGGGAAGGACTTGTCAAAATCCGCTTGGTGGAAGTGACGCATTCCCTGTTTTACGCCCCGCAGTATGTGGCGATGAGCAAGGGGTTTTTCAAGGAAGAAGGATTGGACATTGAGCTGTCCAACGGCAACGGCGGTGACAAGACCATGACCGCCCTCGTCTCGGATCAGGCGGACGTGGCGCTGGTCGGCGCCGAAGCAGCCGTCTACGTGACCGCGAGATCGTCACAAAACGCCGTTCAGGCGTTCGCCCAACTGACGCAGACGGACGGTTCGTTCCTCGTCTCCAGGGAACCGATCGAAAACTTCGATTGGAGCATGCTGAGAGGAAGAACCCTGCTCGGACAACGCCGCGGCGGCATGCCGCAGATGGTCAGCGAATATGTCCAAAGACGCAACAACCTCATTCCCCACAAAGACGTCAAGATCATCCAGAACGTGGATTACGCCAACCTGGGCAATGCCTTTGCCGCCGGGACCGGGGAATTCGCCCAGCTGTTCGAGCCCATCGCCTCCAAACTGGAACAGGAAGGCAAAGGTTACGTGGTGGCCTCGTTCGGCACGCAAAGCGGACACCTTCCCTATACGTGCTATCTTGCCCGAAAACAGTTCCTCGAACAAAACCCCGATTTGATCAAAAAATTCACCCGGGCCATCCAAAACGGACAGCTGTGGGTGTCCACGCACTCCCCCGAAGAAATCGCCCAAGTGATGAAAGAACACTTCCCCGACACATCCGACGACATTTTGCTCAAGGTGATCCGTCGCTACAAAGAACAGGAATCGTATGCCGCCGACCCGATCATCGATCGGGAGGAGTACGACAGACTGCTGGACATCATGCGCACGGCGGGTGAATTGCCCAAGGACATTCCGTATGAGCAGCTGGTGAACATCCGCTTTGCCGAGGAAGCCAAACGGGAGATCACCCAATCACCCTGA
- a CDS encoding ABC transporter ATP-binding protein, whose translation MTSPVIRVESVTQSYFSPIAETQAIRSVCFEVEAGEFLVIVGPSGCGKSTLLSLIAGLFPPTRGKILLFDREVRRPTRHTGYMLQTDGLLAWKTVEENVMLGLRIRRQATPENRKRALHWLERMGLSDARHRYPHELSGGMRQRVAIARTLAVDPDILLLDEPFSALDIRTKIQLEDLLLRTVREEKKTVILVTHDLEEALATGDRILIMGGKPGEIRRQLTIPESIRRLPPLESRNHPEFRALFRELWREVDAS comes from the coding sequence ATGACATCACCGGTGATCCGCGTGGAGTCCGTCACCCAGTCATACTTCAGTCCGATCGCCGAAACGCAGGCGATCCGCTCCGTTTGCTTCGAAGTGGAAGCCGGGGAATTTCTGGTCATCGTCGGACCGAGCGGCTGCGGAAAAAGCACGCTGCTTTCCCTGATCGCCGGCCTTTTTCCGCCCACCCGCGGCAAGATTCTCCTCTTTGACCGGGAAGTCCGCCGTCCGACCCGGCATACGGGATACATGCTTCAAACAGACGGGCTTCTCGCATGGAAAACAGTGGAGGAGAACGTGATGTTGGGCCTTCGCATCCGCCGGCAGGCCACCCCGGAAAACCGGAAACGGGCGCTTCACTGGCTCGAACGAATGGGATTGTCCGATGCCCGCCATCGCTATCCGCACGAACTCTCCGGCGGGATGCGGCAACGGGTGGCCATCGCCCGCACCCTTGCCGTGGATCCGGACATCCTGCTGCTTGACGAACCGTTCTCCGCCTTGGACATTCGCACCAAGATCCAGTTGGAAGATCTCCTCCTCCGGACCGTGCGGGAAGAAAAAAAGACGGTGATTCTGGTCACCCATGATCTCGAGGAAGCTCTCGCCACCGGCGACCGCATCCTGATCATGGGCGGAAAACCCGGAGAAATCCGCCGTCAGCTGACCATTCCCGAATCCATCCGGCGGCTTCCCCCGCTGGAGAGCCGAAACCATCCGGAGTTCCGCGCCCTGTTTCGGGAGCTCTGGAGGGAGGTGGACGCCTCATGA
- the map gene encoding type I methionyl aminopeptidase, producing the protein MIQLKTSDEIRLMHRAGKLLAACHRQLRRLIRPGVTTLEIDRWVENWLSARGARPAQKGYLGYPHAICASVNDEVCHAMPRDVPLKNGDIVTIDMVVELDEWMADSAWSYSVGTIGREARKLLDVTREALYVGIRAARPGNRIGDISHAIQSFAESHGLSVVRPFIGHGIGQRIHEPPEVPHYGSPGTGPELREGMVITIEPMLTLGNHEVKIDADGWTARTVDGSLSAQYEHTVAILADGPMILTEQNEARKNRKNMDSCRN; encoded by the coding sequence ATGATCCAACTGAAAACATCCGACGAAATTCGTCTCATGCATCGGGCGGGAAAGCTGCTCGCCGCCTGTCACCGTCAGCTGCGACGCCTGATTCGTCCCGGCGTCACCACGCTGGAGATCGACCGTTGGGTGGAAAACTGGCTGTCCGCCCGTGGAGCCCGTCCCGCCCAGAAAGGATATCTCGGATATCCCCATGCCATTTGTGCTTCCGTCAATGATGAAGTCTGTCACGCAATGCCCCGCGATGTTCCCCTGAAAAACGGAGACATTGTCACGATTGACATGGTGGTGGAACTGGATGAGTGGATGGCGGACTCCGCGTGGTCGTATTCGGTCGGGACCATCGGCAGGGAGGCGAGAAAACTTCTGGACGTGACCCGTGAAGCCCTGTACGTCGGCATCCGGGCCGCCCGTCCCGGGAACCGGATCGGAGACATCTCCCATGCCATTCAGTCGTTTGCCGAGTCGCACGGCTTGTCCGTCGTCCGCCCGTTCATCGGACATGGAATCGGCCAGCGCATCCATGAGCCTCCGGAAGTGCCCCATTACGGGTCACCCGGAACCGGTCCGGAACTCAGGGAAGGCATGGTGATCACGATCGAGCCGATGCTCACGCTGGGCAACCATGAAGTGAAAATCGACGCCGACGGCTGGACCGCCCGCACGGTGGACGGATCTCTGTCCGCCCAGTATGAACACACCGTGGCCATCCTGGCAGACGGACCAATGATTCTGACCGAGCAAAACGAGGCGCGAAAAAACAGGAAAAACATGGATTCTTGTCGAAATTGA
- the hemA gene encoding glutamyl-tRNA reductase codes for MHILVVGLNHKTAPVELRERLSFDGERLELALRTLHGMKSVLECVIVSTCNRMELYAVCDQLHTGKYYAKSFLETWFRLPREEFSPHLYVKSGDEAIRHLHRVVCGLDSLVIGETQILGQVKDAFLAAQRAKVTGTIFNMLFKQAVTFGKRVHSETEIGQNAVSVSYAAVELGRKMFDTLEGKTVLLVGAGKMSELTARHFRSVGAGKVLVVNRTFERARELADRFSGEARPWEHLSDSLREADIVVSSTGAREPVLTFGLVSEAVKNRRRPLFLIDIAVPRDIVPTVHELDQVFLYDIDDLQGIVDSNLALREQEGRRVETWIEGELAAFRDWMDTLGVVPLISALREKMLAIQEEAVQRIERKLPELTEQEKRVIRKHTRGIVNQLLHDPIVRIKELATTSKKAEAQEMFVYLFALEDTMEKNGSGEEKETSAKQPRWIPAGAAVRQ; via the coding sequence ATGCATATTCTCGTCGTGGGACTCAATCACAAGACGGCACCGGTCGAACTTCGGGAACGCTTGTCGTTTGACGGGGAGCGGCTGGAACTGGCTCTTCGTACGCTGCACGGGATGAAGAGCGTGCTGGAATGCGTGATCGTCAGCACATGCAACCGCATGGAATTGTATGCGGTCTGCGATCAACTTCATACAGGCAAATATTATGCCAAATCTTTCCTTGAAACCTGGTTCCGCCTCCCTCGGGAGGAGTTTTCCCCTCACCTGTACGTGAAGTCCGGGGACGAGGCGATCCGTCATCTGCACCGGGTGGTATGCGGTCTCGACTCACTGGTGATCGGTGAAACGCAGATTCTGGGGCAGGTCAAGGACGCGTTTCTGGCAGCACAACGGGCCAAAGTGACGGGAACCATCTTCAACATGCTGTTCAAGCAAGCCGTCACGTTCGGAAAGCGGGTTCACTCCGAAACCGAAATCGGTCAGAACGCCGTATCCGTCAGCTATGCCGCGGTCGAACTCGGACGCAAAATGTTCGACACCCTGGAAGGAAAAACGGTGCTGTTGGTCGGAGCGGGCAAGATGAGTGAATTGACCGCCCGGCATTTCCGCTCCGTGGGAGCCGGGAAAGTGCTTGTCGTCAACCGGACGTTTGAGCGTGCCCGGGAATTGGCGGATCGTTTTTCCGGAGAAGCTCGTCCGTGGGAGCACTTGTCCGACAGCCTGCGCGAAGCGGACATCGTGGTCAGTTCCACCGGGGCGAGAGAACCGGTCCTGACCTTCGGACTCGTGTCCGAGGCCGTGAAGAACCGTCGACGCCCGTTGTTTCTCATCGACATTGCCGTTCCGAGGGATATCGTGCCGACCGTTCACGAGCTGGACCAAGTGTTCTTGTACGACATCGATGATCTGCAGGGGATTGTCGACTCCAATCTGGCTCTGCGGGAACAGGAAGGACGAAGAGTGGAAACCTGGATCGAAGGGGAACTGGCCGCTTTCCGCGACTGGATGGATACGCTGGGCGTGGTTCCGCTGATCAGCGCCTTGCGGGAAAAGATGCTGGCCATCCAGGAAGAAGCCGTCCAGCGCATCGAGCGGAAACTTCCGGAACTGACCGAGCAGGAGAAGCGCGTGATCCGCAAACACACCAGAGGTATCGTCAACCAGCTTTTGCATGATCCGATCGTGCGGATCAAAGAACTGGCCACCACGTCGAAAAAAGCGGAAGCGCAGGAAATGTTTGTTTATCTGTTCGCTCTGGAGGATACGATGGAAAAAAATGGATCCGGAGAGGAAAAGGAGACTTCGGCCAAACAGCCCCGTTGGATCCCTGCCGGTGCAGCCGTCCGCCAATAG
- a CDS encoding MFS transporter, protein MSGILKNRSFLFVLTSHFIHKMAEQLYDLAIPLLILNATGSSVLMGFMYALGFVAEFLVGFFGGSIVDMMDRKKLLMIISALQALFISLLPISASLDVFDVASVFLVAFVLDLCIALYRVADTSIIPQLVEKRDLPRANGIMQMAISTAEATGPAVSGLIITALGLFASLWINVGAFLLLLSTLSLIRHYKPARETDLSSPGAIWSASKEGLRYTLSNNLFRSILVWNLFVNFGLSGAVLILLYHLKEVMNLQTSQIGIIMTMAAVGGLLSGLMFSRVQAAFRSGRILFVSSLVVSVSLLSIPFQEHWLFVGISVCFLMFCVGLNSRLIHLLFQTCVPEHMLGRVISASRLVSTLLAPLSVVLAGWVAEHWHPAHVFVGGAMIIVSATLASLMTNMPAADWSVREESRQA, encoded by the coding sequence GTGTCCGGAATACTCAAAAACAGGTCATTTCTGTTCGTGTTGACCAGCCATTTCATCCACAAGATGGCGGAGCAATTGTACGATTTGGCCATCCCTTTGTTGATTCTTAATGCGACCGGATCTTCCGTCCTGATGGGTTTCATGTACGCATTGGGCTTTGTCGCGGAATTTCTGGTCGGATTCTTCGGCGGCAGCATCGTGGACATGATGGATCGGAAGAAGCTTCTCATGATCATTTCGGCATTGCAGGCATTGTTCATCAGCCTCCTTCCGATCTCCGCTTCCCTGGACGTTTTTGACGTGGCGTCTGTGTTCTTGGTGGCTTTTGTGTTGGATCTTTGCATCGCTCTGTACCGGGTTGCCGATACTTCGATCATCCCGCAACTGGTGGAAAAACGGGATTTGCCGAGAGCCAACGGCATCATGCAGATGGCCATCTCGACGGCGGAAGCAACCGGTCCGGCCGTCTCCGGACTGATCATCACCGCCCTGGGGCTTTTCGCGTCTCTTTGGATCAACGTGGGGGCCTTTCTGCTGCTCCTGTCCACCCTGTCGTTGATTCGTCATTACAAGCCGGCGCGGGAAACGGACCTGTCTTCTCCCGGAGCCATCTGGTCCGCCAGCAAGGAAGGGCTCCGATACACGCTGTCCAACAACCTGTTCCGTTCCATCCTGGTCTGGAACCTGTTCGTCAACTTCGGTCTCAGTGGAGCCGTTCTGATTTTGCTTTACCATTTGAAGGAAGTCATGAATCTTCAGACGTCGCAGATCGGAATCATCATGACGATGGCCGCGGTGGGCGGATTGCTCAGCGGGCTGATGTTTTCCCGAGTACAGGCGGCGTTCCGGTCCGGAAGAATTCTGTTCGTGTCATCGCTCGTGGTGTCTGTTTCCCTTCTCTCCATCCCCTTCCAGGAACACTGGTTGTTCGTCGGTATTTCCGTTTGTTTCCTGATGTTCTGCGTCGGTCTTAATTCAAGACTGATTCATCTGCTGTTCCAGACATGCGTCCCGGAACACATGTTGGGGCGGGTGATCAGTGCATCCAGACTGGTCTCCACGCTGCTCGCTCCTCTCAGTGTCGTGCTCGCCGGTTGGGTGGCGGAACATTGGCACCCGGCCCACGTGTTTGTCGGGGGCGCAATGATCATTGTGTCGGCAACGCTGGCATCCTTGATGACGAACATGCCGGCGGCAGATTGGTCGGTCCGCGAAGAAAGCCGGCAGGCGTAA
- a CDS encoding precorrin-2 dehydrogenase/sirohydrochlorin ferrochelatase family protein — protein sequence MKPYCSMTEEIRYPLPGGGRRPCRGTETASPFGAGADVRPVSPVVTPVIKEWSATGVLRWKPWSCRNGDGEGGLLVSAATAREDGNRQVHHDTMASGRWGNVADQPALCNFTVPSVMRRGRLAVTRKNAEVPEGRNGEETLVKGGESHA from the coding sequence ATGAAGCCGTACTGTTCAATGACGGAGGAGATTCGGTATCCCCTGCCCGGCGGTGGCCGGCGGCCGTGCCGCGGAACGGAAACCGCCTCCCCGTTTGGAGCGGGAGCGGACGTCCGTCCGGTCAGCCCCGTGGTCACGCCGGTGATCAAGGAATGGTCGGCGACCGGCGTGCTCCGGTGGAAACCGTGGTCTTGCCGGAACGGAGACGGAGAAGGTGGTCTCCTTGTGTCGGCGGCCACGGCCCGGGAAGATGGAAACCGGCAGGTTCACCACGACACCATGGCCAGCGGCCGATGGGGCAATGTGGCGGATCAGCCGGCTTTGTGCAATTTCACCGTTCCTTCCGTGATGCGACGCGGCCGGCTGGCCGTCACCCGCAAAAATGCGGAGGTGCCGGAAGGACGGAATGGAGAGGAAACACTTGTGAAAGGAGGGGAAAGTCATGCGTGA
- a CDS encoding cytochrome C assembly family protein produces the protein MFAERWLYDLLIYLYALSLAFSFSDLLHRSGQAWRIGTGLHFLVWLLMMGRFLAGMLELVPFSVRVDTLYIYSLALVTFTLALSLNRRMALFSWIANLVGFLVLVLNLFFARGTTSEFQNLLLTELVFVHVTTAVFAYVALSLSSIGAGLYLLENHLLKKRKWNRLLDRLPSLGSLEMVSTWLVAGGILFLLVSLVLGILYAYQTVGAVFWKDPKPWSSLVVVAVYGWVLVGRHLFRWPIRRQAWWNALALLFLVANYLVPKLLRTSFHHWI, from the coding sequence ATGTTTGCGGAACGCTGGTTGTACGATCTGCTCATCTATCTGTATGCGCTTTCTCTGGCATTCTCATTCTCCGATCTCCTGCACCGGAGCGGCCAGGCTTGGCGGATCGGCACCGGTCTTCATTTTTTGGTCTGGCTTTTGATGATGGGCCGGTTTTTGGCGGGAATGCTGGAACTGGTTCCGTTCTCCGTGAGGGTGGACACCTTGTACATTTATTCACTCGCACTCGTCACGTTCACGCTGGCTCTCAGCCTGAATCGCCGGATGGCGTTGTTTTCCTGGATCGCCAATCTGGTTGGATTTCTGGTGCTGGTGCTCAATCTGTTCTTTGCCCGCGGCACAACGTCCGAATTCCAGAATCTTTTGCTCACGGAATTGGTGTTTGTCCATGTGACGACGGCGGTGTTCGCCTATGTGGCTTTGTCCCTCTCCAGCATCGGCGCCGGTTTGTATTTGCTGGAAAACCATTTGCTCAAAAAGCGCAAATGGAACCGGCTGTTGGACAGGCTGCCCAGCCTGGGGAGCCTGGAGATGGTTTCCACATGGTTGGTGGCAGGCGGAATCCTGTTTCTGCTCGTTTCGTTGGTGCTCGGCATCTTGTACGCCTACCAGACGGTGGGGGCCGTTTTCTGGAAAGATCCCAAGCCTTGGAGTTCGCTCGTGGTCGTGGCCGTGTACGGCTGGGTGCTGGTCGGACGTCATCTGTTCCGATGGCCGATTCGCCGGCAGGCTTGGTGGAATGCGCTGGCCTTGCTGTTTCTGGTGGCCAACTACCTCGTTCCCAAATTGCTGCGCACCTCGTTTCATCATTGGATTTAG